A region from the Salicibibacter cibarius genome encodes:
- a CDS encoding LuxR C-terminal-related transcriptional regulator: MQVYKRIDELTSEGIAILQMNESSIAKEWEKLLHRHIIKEGQVMQWDEETLKSHLETMIKCLKSQLLLGEKKNIEDDIDGKMILNQVIRTWRTQGVHIDKHEITFICHLLENATHKAIHTPDGSGITFRNHQAVHHFFTVLSQYLTPYRLDAINLKSYVNYLFSLPEFSVQFIVCARKEDSIFHVKDVLEKHGDAMDPGWLNMLQSIRTESIELLKKAVLRLMGSEDEATGKHAFITQEIGNELLLFYVPQKNISRTKSFLKLAFHMYGDIREAASNAENQINWNSMVALFYEWVMRGRRLEDAFEHIASGYVRYLPFERCALFLYLPKEKKGVGMTGYNLNVEDIKNITEHFSGASVVREFLEKMRTYRPIFIDDASDALPEYYINKFKLNSLVVSPIYSLSKKEFIGAVFLDQGEGQEFSVNDELMNVLVKMGHHVGEMLMQYQDSQYDNLQKTISSRLSPREIEVMNLVKNGRSISEISYALHLSQYTIRDYISSSIKKVNGRNRTHAVAIAIQQGFI, from the coding sequence ATGCAGGTTTATAAGCGGATCGATGAGTTAACATCTGAAGGTATTGCGATCCTCCAAATGAACGAAAGTTCCATTGCCAAGGAATGGGAGAAATTACTGCACCGCCACATTATTAAAGAAGGACAAGTGATGCAATGGGACGAAGAAACGTTGAAATCACACCTGGAAACGATGATAAAATGCCTGAAATCTCAATTACTTTTAGGTGAAAAAAAGAATATTGAAGATGACATCGATGGAAAAATGATTTTAAATCAAGTAATAAGGACATGGCGAACACAGGGCGTTCACATTGATAAACATGAAATTACTTTTATCTGTCATTTATTGGAGAACGCAACTCATAAAGCCATACATACACCGGACGGTTCCGGGATCACATTCCGAAATCATCAGGCGGTCCATCATTTTTTCACAGTGCTGAGCCAATATTTAACGCCCTACCGTTTAGATGCAATAAATTTGAAATCGTACGTAAATTATTTGTTTTCACTTCCTGAGTTTTCTGTTCAGTTTATCGTGTGTGCTCGTAAGGAAGATTCCATTTTTCATGTAAAAGATGTATTGGAAAAACATGGGGATGCAATGGATCCGGGGTGGCTAAACATGTTGCAAAGCATCCGGACGGAATCAATCGAACTCTTGAAAAAAGCCGTGTTGCGTTTGATGGGGAGCGAGGATGAAGCGACTGGAAAACATGCATTTATTACACAAGAAATTGGAAATGAGCTGCTTTTGTTTTATGTTCCCCAAAAGAATATTTCGCGCACAAAATCGTTTTTAAAGCTGGCTTTTCATATGTATGGAGACATTCGTGAGGCCGCTTCCAATGCTGAAAATCAAATAAATTGGAATTCAATGGTAGCCCTTTTTTATGAATGGGTGATGCGGGGGCGGCGATTGGAAGATGCTTTTGAGCACATTGCCTCCGGGTACGTGCGTTACTTGCCGTTTGAACGTTGCGCGCTTTTTTTATATTTGCCGAAGGAAAAAAAGGGCGTTGGCATGACGGGGTATAATTTGAACGTCGAGGATATTAAAAATATCACCGAGCATTTCTCGGGAGCCTCTGTCGTTAGGGAATTCTTGGAAAAGATGCGAACTTATCGCCCTATTTTTATCGATGATGCGTCTGACGCTCTTCCAGAGTACTATATTAACAAATTTAAACTGAATTCTTTGGTTGTGTCTCCCATTTATTCATTGTCGAAAAAAGAATTCATAGGAGCTGTCTTTTTGGATCAAGGAGAAGGACAGGAGTTTTCGGTTAACGATGAACTGATGAATGTGTTGGTGAAAATGGGTCATCATGTCGGGGAGATGTTGATGCAATATCAAGACTCCCAGTACGATAATTTGCAAAAAACGATTTCATCCCGCCTTTCGCCACGGGAAATTGAGGTGATGAACCTCGTCAAAAACGGGAGATCTATCAGTGAAATTTCCTATGCTTTGCATCTCAGCCAATACACTATAAGAGATTATATTTCCAGTTCCATAAAAAAAGTGAATGGAAGAAACCGGACGCACGCTGTAGCCATCGCTATTCAACAAGGGTTTATATAA
- a CDS encoding FAS1-like dehydratase domain-containing protein produces the protein MIAPYSSLLTWTIAAHWYPGEKIFTSSDRNAQPARNPVGGVQTDLEPQTTGFFATDIEFDYLQPVKVGDWLCNNGNVLLSCAPKETKVGRGAFLVWESTICNQHGEEVAKMRIGTYKYNPHTTRMEAN, from the coding sequence GTGATTGCTCCATATAGTAGCTTGTTAACATGGACGATCGCCGCTCACTGGTACCCGGGGGAAAAGATATTTACCAGTTCCGATCGAAATGCACAACCTGCCCGCAATCCTGTGGGAGGGGTGCAAACAGATTTGGAGCCGCAAACGACGGGATTTTTTGCCACTGATATCGAATTCGATTATCTACAACCGGTTAAAGTGGGAGATTGGCTCTGCAACAACGGAAACGTATTGCTTTCGTGTGCTCCTAAAGAAACAAAAGTAGGGCGCGGGGCATTTTTGGTTTGGGAATCAACCATTTGCAACCAACATGGCGAAGAAGTAGCAAAGATGCGCATCGGAACCTATAAGTACAATCCGCATACAACGAGAATGGAGGCAAATTAA